ACCGCGACATCTACATCAGCGCCGTGGCCGTGCCGCCGCCGCGCCACTGCCCCGGCTGCCGCGCCATGGCCCTGGCACACCCCGGtgagccccccgccgccccccccagcacccggtggcccccccaccccccccccccccggctgaGCGCGGTTTCTCCCGGCAGGCGAGCGGCAGGCGCATTGCCTGCGCCACGGCTTCATGCTGCACACCAAGTACCAGGTGGTGTACCCCTTCCCCACCTTCCAGCCCGCCTTCCAGCTCAAGAAGGACCAGGTGGTGCTGCTCAACACCAGTTACTCACTGGTGGCCTGCGCCGTCGCCGTCCACGCCGCCGGTACAgacccctgcacccccccccagccccccgcagaTCCCCCCACAACCCCTTCACCACCCCCCGGTAACCTCCCGCTCCCTCCCGCAGGTGATGACGACGCCAACCCTTGCCAAATCCTGTACGAGCGCCGCAGCGCGCCGGTGCCGTGCCGCCGGGCAGGATGCGTGCCGGCGCGGgcggaggagctgggggagcgggaggggggcgcgggggggcagcccctgggcgggcggggggtggggggggaggggcagcgGGTGGGCGCGGGGCTCTCGCCCGCCGTGGCGAAAGCCAAAGAGTTTGTCGCCGACATCTTCCGCCGCGCCAAGGGGGCCGCGGCACCGGCCgaggaggacgaggaggaggaggaggatggtggCGCCGCCACCGCCTGTCaccccccggccgcccccgcccccccccgcggggcgctgccaaccccccccccccgccagccccccctgcgcccccccccacgcccccccccgAGCCCGGCTACGTCAACTACACCAAACTGCGCTACGTGCTGGAGCCCGGCGAGCCCACCGCGCCCGAGGAGGGTAAGCCACCACGGGGGGGGGGCCTGGCGAGCCCCCCACCCCGTCTGACCCCCCCCCACCCtattttccccctcccccccccccccagagtATGAGGATGACAAGATCTCGCTGCCCTTCGTGGTGACCGACCTGCGCGGCCGCAGCCTGAAGCCGCTGAAGGAGCGAGCGACGGCACAGGTGGgcgcggggggggtgggggggacacccccccccccagtttggCGTCGCGGGGGGGTGAcagcagccccccgcccgccccccccaggGGCAGTACCTGACGGTGGAGCAGCTGACGCTGGATTTCGAGTACGTCATTAACGAGGTGATCCGGAACGACGCCGCGTGGTCCCGCCAGTTCTGCTCCTTCAGCGACTACGACATCGTCATCCTcgaggtggggggggggggggggggcagggatgCGGTGGGACCCCCtcggcccccccccccgcccccccccagctcacccctgtgtgtttccccccccccccaggtttgCCCTGAGACCAACCAAGTTGTCATCAACATcgggctgctgctcctggccttCCCCTCGCCCGACGAGGAGGGGCAGCTTcggtgagggggctgggggggccccaaatcccgccccccccccccacgcctGAGCCCCCCACTCCCACCTGagcgccccccccctcccgcagACCAAAGACCTACCACACCAGCCTGA
This genomic window from Falco naumanni isolate bFalNau1 chromosome 13 unlocalized genomic scaffold, bFalNau1.pat SUPER_13_unloc_1, whole genome shotgun sequence contains:
- the DCAF15 gene encoding LOW QUALITY PROTEIN: DDB1- and CUL4-associated factor 15 (The sequence of the model RefSeq protein was modified relative to this genomic sequence to represent the inferred CDS: deleted 2 bases in 1 codon), with translation MAPSSKSERGGPGGKRGPAGAAGGSSVGPGPRGRREHVVRQLDRVKISGQLSPRLFRKLPPRVCVSLKSIVDEDFLCAGHIFLGFSKCGRYVLSYTSNSGDDDFSFYIYHLYWWEFNVHSKLKLVRQVRLFQDEEIYSDLYLTVCEWPSDSSKVIVFGFNTRSANGLLVNMMMMSDENHRDIYISAVAVPPPRHCPGCRAMALAHPGERQAHCLRHGFMLHTKYQVVYPFPTFQPAFQLKKDQVVLLNTSYSLVACAVAVHAAGDDDANPCQILYERRSAPVPCRRAGCVPARAEELGEREGGAGGQPLGGRGVGGEGQRVGAGLSPAVAKAKEFVADIFRRAKGAAAPAEEDEEEEEDGGAATACHPPAAPAPPRGALNPPPPPAPPAPPPTPPPEPGYVNYTKLRYVLEPGEPTAPEEEYEDDKISLPFVVTDLRGRSLKPLKERATAQGQYLTVEQLTLDFEYVINEVIRNDAAWSRQFCSFSDYDIVILEVCPETNQVVINIGLLLLAFPSPDEEGQLRPKTYHTSLKVAWDLNTGTFVTVSVGDLSEVKGQTSGSVWSSHRKGCVDTVMKWLVPESSGRYVNRMTNEALHKGCSLKVLADNERYTWIVL